The genomic window ACGTTATTTGAAAAAATGCGTGCAGGTGGATTCGAAGAAGGTAAGGCATGTTTACGCGCGAAGATTGATATGGCGTCACCTTTTATTGTCATGCGCGATCCCGTTCTTTACCGTATCAAGTTTGCAGAACATCACCAAACAGGTAATAAATGGTGTATTTACCCAATGTATGATTTCACACACTGCATTTCTGATGCTCTGGAAGGGATCACACATTCATTATGTACACTGGAATTCCAAGATAACCGCCGCCTATATGACTGGGTGTTGGATAACATCACTATTGATTGTCATCCTCGTCAGTATGAATTTTCGCGCTTAAATCTTGAATATACGGTTATGTCTAAGCGTAAACTCAACCAATTAGTGACTGAAAAACATGTCGATGGTTGGGATGATCCGCGTATGTTGACAATTTCTGGTCTACGTCGTCGCGGTTATACCGCAGCTTCAATCCGCGAATTTTGTAAACGCATTGGTGTTACAAAGCAAGATAACAATGTGGAAATGGCATCATTAGAATCTTGTATTCGTGATGATCTCAATGAAAATGCACCACGTGCGATGGCTGTTATCGACCCAGTACGTTTAGTCATTGAGAATATGCCTGAAGGTGAAGAAATTCTGACAATGCCTAACCATCCAAATAAACCTGAGATGGGAACGCGTCAAGCACCATTTAGCCGTGAAATATATATTGATCGTGCTGATTTTCGTGAAGAAGCAAATCGCCAATATAAACGTTTAGTTTTAGGCAAAGAAGTGCGCTTGCGTAATGCATATATTATTAAAGCAGAGCGTGTTGAAAAAGATGCAGAAGGTAATATTACAACTATTTTCTGTACTTATGATCCGCAAACGTTGAATAAAGACCCAGCAGACGGACGCAAAGTAAAAGGCGTTATTCATTGGGTTAGTGCTCCGCATGCACTTCCAGCTGAAATTCGTCTGTATGACAGATTGTTTACTGTGCCAAATCCAGGCGCAGAAGATGATTTCTTGTCAGTGATTAACCCAGATTCATTGGTTATTCGTCAAGGCTTTGTGGAACCAAGTCTACGCGAAGCAACAGCAGATAAACCATATCAGTTCGAACGTGAAGGTTATTTCTGTGTAGATAACCGTTTGAGTAGCCCTGATCAGTTAGTTTTTAACCGTACTGTGGGGCTAAGGGATACTTGGGCTAAGATTGAGAATCAATAATTCCCTCAATTCCTCGTCATCCTTCACGCTGCCTCTTTGTTGACGGCACTTAGCTACCCAAGTCACATACTTCTGTATGCTCCTTGGGATAGCTTCGCTTGTCGCCGCGATGCAACGCGAATGCTTTAGAGGAATGTCGAGGTTCAATTAGATCATTTCTCGATATCTTTACGAGACCTCTTTGTTGACGGCACTTAGCTACCCAAGTCACATACTTCTGTATGCTCCTTGGGATAGCTTCGCTTGTCGCCGCGATGCAACGCGAATGCTTTAGAGGAATGTCGAGGTTCAATTAGATCATTTCTCGATATCTTTACGAGACCTCTTTGTTGACGGCACTTAGCTACCCAAGTCACAKACTTCTGTMTGCTCCTTGGGATAGCTTCGCTTGTCGCCGCGATGCAACGCGAATGCTTTAGAGGAATGTCGAGGTTCAATTAGATCATTTCTCGATATCTTTACGAGACCTCTTTGTTGACGGCACTTAGCTACCCAAGTCACAGACTTCTGTCTGCTCCTTGGGATAGCTTCGTTTATCGCTGCGATGCAACGCGAATGCTTTAGAGGAATATTAAATTCTAATTATTCTTGCTTGTTATTCAACTAGTTGTTAGTTGATATCAATATCAAATACTTTTTTTATCTCGATTTTCATTTATTATGATTGCCTACTTTAGGTGATTATTTTATCGCTATTTGAAATAGTTTTATGACTTGTATTAGGCAAGAGGAGTACACTTTGAATTTAAAGTCTTTTTTACAAAAAAAGGCCAACAGAACGAAATTTATTCTTGTTGTGATCCTCTATTTTTTATGCCAATTAATTTTAATTAATTATATATCACCATTATTAGATGAAAATTATTTGGCTCACTATTGGGATGATGGTATTCAATATGTCATCACCGTGATTGCATATTTAGCATTTTGTTTAGCGTTCGCAATATCCCTAATTGCCTTACAGATCTATTTTCTAAGAGTTTGGTGCTTTAGATTAAATGATATGGGGTTAAGTCATTATCTGCGTTTTTTACCTGTATTATGTTTTATTATTATATTAATCAATAACTTTTATATTTTTAATCCATGGATCGCTTATTTTTATTACTTTGTTATTTTCTTAAGTGCAATTCCAAAAACAGATTATTTTATAAGTAAAGATTAGCTTTTATAACAGTCAGTTAGCTATAGAATCTTATTAGCACTGCTAATGCAGGCTAATAAGATAAAGTAATTGAAAATAAGGTTAAACATCAATTTGATAATTAATTTATAAGCCTTATCTTCTATTGGGGTTTATTTACTCAACTGTATTGCTCTTTTTTAATGCTAAAGATATAGCATCTAATATTTTTGGTGTGTCCATTTTCGGTAAGATGACTTCCATAAAAGCAAGCTGATTACAATGGACGACATCTTCTAAAGCTTGTCTCAATTGTTTTGGTTCAGAGATATGGCGGATAAATGCATTATGTTCATTGGCTAATCCTTTAAATAATAATGTCCAATCCCATAATGTAATATCATTGTAGAGTTCTTCTGGGCCATGAATGGCGCGTTCAACGGTATACCCTTGATTATTCAATAAAAATATTATTGGTTTTATTCCATTTCTCAACATAGTACCTAATTCTTGCACTGTGAATTGTGCGGAACCATCACCAATAAGTAAGATAACCCGACGATTTGGTACTGCTAATTGCGCACCAAATGTTGCCGCTAATGAAAAGCCAACAGATGCCCACAATGATTGAACGACAAACTTACAATTCTCAGGTAAATCTAATGCAGCTGCGCCAAAACATGAAGTCCCTTGATCTGTAAATAAAATATCATTTGGGCGTATAAATTTCTGAATTTCAGACCAGAAATAGCTTTGATTAAGCTCTGTACTGCTCACTTCCGGTAACAATGGTTTACTGATTTTCGGTAATTGCCATTGTGAAGCAAGGGAAATAGTTAACTGATGCAAGGCATTAATGGCGTCTTGCATGGGAATTTGTGTGAAAACTTGATGGCCGACTCTCGCTTCATTTGGATGGATATAAATACAATTTTCAATGGGCAAGTGATGGCTAAAACCTGTCGTGGTTGTATCAACAAATATCACGCCGATATTGATTGTGACATCAACATCTTCCACCTGCTGCTTAATTTCAGGGCTACTGGCTGCACCAATATAGGTGCCTATAAAATTAGCATGATCCTCATCAAACACACCTTTACCAAATAAGAGTGTGGAATGGGGGAGTGGAACTTCATCCATCCACTTTTTTAAGTCTAATTGTACATTTAATCGCTCAGCGAGACAGCCTGCCAATACTGATACTTTCTTAGCATTTATCAGTTTGTTTTTTGCAGCTTCAATAAACATATCGAGTGAAGCTGTTGATAAAATGCTTTGAGGTAATATTAAAGGTGCTGGTTTAGAAACCAATGGCATTGTTGCCACATCACAAGGAAGGACTAGGTGAACAGGGCGATGTTCACGCATGGCAGTAATGATTAATCTATCAATTTCAGATTCGGCATTTTCAGGTGTTAGGCAAGCTTGAGCGACACTCACTTCTTTTGCCATGCGCGAGAAAGTATCAAAATCACCATCACCTAATGAGTGATGGAGTAATAATCCCGCTTGTTGTGATTTTAATACAGGCGCGCCAACAATATGAATAATGGGTAGGTATTCAGCATAAGCGCCGGCTATTCCATTTATAGCACTGAGTTCACCAACGCCAAAAGTGGTCAATATTGCTGCGGCTGGTTTACAGCGTGCGTAACCATCAGCAGTATAAGAGGCATTAAGTTCATTGGCGCAACCAATCCAATCAATTTGTGGATGACTGATGATATGATCAAGAAATTGCAAGTTGTAGTCACCAGGAACGCCAAATAAATGGCGAATACCGATTTGAGCTAGGCGGTCTAAAAGGTAATCTGCTACGGTATAATTTTTATTCATAACCATAACCTATCAAAAAATGTGAATGACCTAAATTCACAAGATGTGCTGATACAGCCCGACTTGTGCCAGATAGTTGCGATAAAGAGATCTATTTGAGTTTTAACTAGCCAAAACAACTAAAACATTATTTATTTCTCAACAAACTCTCTCGATTCCTCAAGCAAATTGAGAGTCGAGTATAGATTGCTGGGAAGTTAAAACTCTTGTTGCGTAGGACGTAAGACAATTTCATTAATATCTACATCCTCAGGTTGTTCAATTGCATAGGCAATAGCGCGTGCAACGGAATCTGGTGGGATGGCTTGCTTATAAAATTCAATGATTGACTGTAAACTCGTAGGATCTGAACTGCCAAATTTTAATTCAGAATCAACAACACCAGGACAGATTGTTGTGGTTCTAATATTTTTCCCGACTTCGTGGCGTAGGCCCTCTGATATAGCGCGAATGGCAAATTTTGTGCCGCTATAAACAGTGCCTCCGGGGCTAAATACTTTGACTCCAGCAACGGAAGAAATATTAATAAAATGACCACTGTTTTGCTTTTCGAATATAGGCAGCACTTCTGCTATCCCATATAAAGGTCCTTTAATATTAATATCGACCATTTTTTCCCATTCATTCACTTTGCTAAGATTCAGTGGTGAAATAGCCATTAATCCTGCATTATTAATTAACACATCAATTTTGCCAAATTGGTTTAATGTTGTGCTGACTAGGTTTTTGACGTCACTATATTGAGTGATATCAGTAACGACTGCGAGGGCATTTCCACCTTCAGCAATGCAATCTTGTGCAAGCTTATCAATAAGTTCTTTACGGCGAGCCGCTAGCACGATAGTAGCTTTCTGTTTCGCAAGATAAAGAGCCGCGGATGCACCAATGCCACTACTTGCACCAGTAATGATAATAACTTTACCTGCAATTTGCCCCATTATGGTTCTCCTTCCCAATTAAACTAAGCCGCAAATAATGATTGCTGGGAATTGTGTCTATTAATTAAAGATATATATGAACAATGCGCATTGTGTATTACAGTTTTATCTTTCTTTATATTTTGCAGATTTACTTAGCAATTGGTTTAGGTATTGCTTCAACAATTGAAACATAGCAACCAGTATCAATAATACGGTTAAGTTTTAAGCCTGCACTGTCGAGTAATTCTGTTAATTCTTCTTCACTACGAGTTTGTCCGCCATCAAAACTGGCTAAAAGTAATAGGTCAATCAGGTTACCACCATGCCAATTGTTACCTGTTGGGATCACGGGTTCTAGGATCAATAATTTAGAATTATCATTCATCGCATTGCGGCAGCATTGCAATATTTTCTGAGCCTGATCAGTTGGCCAGTCCATTGTAATGTACTTTAATAAATAGAAATCGGCTTCTGGGCAAGACTCAAAGAAGCTACCAGGATGAATTTCCCAACGCTTTTCTCCATCTAATTCCCCAAGTCGGTGCTTTTGTAGAATTTCAGGTCTATCAAATAAAATGCCATGTAAAGTTTTATTACTTTTTAGCACACTTAATAGTAATCCACCCATACCACCCGCAATATCAACAACTTTTGCGTTATCAGGGAATTTATATTTCTGTGTTAAAAAATAGTTTTCAACAGCAGACATAGAAGACATGCCTGTGTGGAACGTGTAATCATCTTTATAATGGCTTTCATCAGCCCAATATTCGTAGAAAGATTCTCCAAACATATCTTTAAAAGGCGTATCACTGCGTAAACTATCAATTAGATCACCTAATGGTGCCCAAAATGTTATGTCAGTCAGCATTAATACTGCATCATGTAATGAATGTGGGTGATCTTTACGAAGAAACTGTGCTGCGGGGGTTAACTCAAATTTACCGTCATCTGTTTGTGCAAATACTTTTTTAGCGGCAAGCATTCGCATGACTCTAAATAAATGTTTAGGGTTAACATCCGATTCTTTTGCAAGTTCATCAATTGTTTTTGCACCATTTTTTAGCTTATCAGCAATATCTAATAATGCCGCAACCCTGAGTGATGCTTGGAACGTGATGCCCATTGCTTGCTCTAATAAATAGATAGCAGCACTTTCATTTTTAGATATACAAGTATCGTTATTTAACATGCAATTGTTCCTCTTAGTAATTAATAGTTTAAAACACGATTAAAAATAATTAGATGAACTCTATACTTTATTAAAGATACATATTTAATTTTATAGTATCGGACTGCATTTATATCGTTGTGACTAATAACATTTATTGAAAAATAATGGCGATAATATAAAGACCTGACTTTTTACTTCTTGAATTCTATGGTGTTTAAGTCATTTTATGACTTTGTTTTTATAGTGGTAATACCAGTTGGTAATTAAAACATTTGAAAATACCCATATTAATAATAGTTATGTCAATATTTGAATTGTATATATTTTATTTTGTATTGTTTTAGTTTGATTTATTTTTATATAAAGTCAAGATTAAAAATATTAATCTTATAATTATTTTTTTATATATTAAGAACTAAATATATATTTAATATGACTCATCAATAATGTTGTTTTATATTGTTGATTTTCATGTTTATTTTTTGTTATTGTTTCGTGGTGGATATTTTTATAGTTAGACTGTCATCATGAATTATTAATTAGCGGAATAATTACTTTAGTAATATTAACTTATTATTTAAATCATTTTATGATGTTTTTATATAATAAAGGATACATTAATAATATAAAATAAGTTGATATTAATTAGGTGAATAGTTTTATGGTTAAATATTTTCATTCCATCACTAATAATATAATTAATGTGGTTATTAATTAACTATAAGTGATTTAACTAAAAATTATTAAAAGCAATTATATAAATAATTAGCTATATAAATGAATAGTTGTCTTAAAATGATTAAAACTGAGTAAGTACTTAGTCAATAAATATGGTTTTTTAATTCAGAAAAATAAGTGGTATTGTTGTTCTTATTATTAACGAATTTTTAGACTGAGAATAAGGTTATATAGAGTAAAGATTTTAGAAAAAATAGTTCTAATATAAAACTAATAAAGCTAAAAATAATGACAGATATTTT from Providencia sneebia DSM 19967 includes these protein-coding regions:
- the glnS gene encoding glutamine--tRNA ligase, with the protein product MNEADIRPTNFIRQIIDEDLANGKHTSVHTRFPPEPNGYLHIGHAKSICLNFGIAKDYQGQCNLRFDDTNPVKEDVEYVNSIQHDVQWLGFQWSGDVRYSSDYFDALYQYAIELINKGLAYVDELSADQIREYRGTLKEPGKNSPYRDRSVEENLTLFEKMRAGGFEEGKACLRAKIDMASPFIVMRDPVLYRIKFAEHHQTGNKWCIYPMYDFTHCISDALEGITHSLCTLEFQDNRRLYDWVLDNITIDCHPRQYEFSRLNLEYTVMSKRKLNQLVTEKHVDGWDDPRMLTISGLRRRGYTAASIREFCKRIGVTKQDNNVEMASLESCIRDDLNENAPRAMAVIDPVRLVIENMPEGEEILTMPNHPNKPEMGTRQAPFSREIYIDRADFREEANRQYKRLVLGKEVRLRNAYIIKAERVEKDAEGNITTIFCTYDPQTLNKDPADGRKVKGVIHWVSAPHALPAEIRLYDRLFTVPNPGAEDDFLSVINPDSLVIRQGFVEPSLREATADKPYQFEREGYFCVDNRLSSPDQLVFNRTVGLRDTWAKIENQ
- a CDS encoding alpha-keto acid decarboxylase family protein, yielding MNKNYTVADYLLDRLAQIGIRHLFGVPGDYNLQFLDHIISHPQIDWIGCANELNASYTADGYARCKPAAAILTTFGVGELSAINGIAGAYAEYLPIIHIVGAPVLKSQQAGLLLHHSLGDGDFDTFSRMAKEVSVAQACLTPENAESEIDRLIITAMREHRPVHLVLPCDVATMPLVSKPAPLILPQSILSTASLDMFIEAAKNKLINAKKVSVLAGCLAERLNVQLDLKKWMDEVPLPHSTLLFGKGVFDEDHANFIGTYIGAASSPEIKQQVEDVDVTINIGVIFVDTTTTGFSHHLPIENCIYIHPNEARVGHQVFTQIPMQDAINALHQLTISLASQWQLPKISKPLLPEVSSTELNQSYFWSEIQKFIRPNDILFTDQGTSCFGAAALDLPENCKFVVQSLWASVGFSLAATFGAQLAVPNRRVILLIGDGSAQFTVQELGTMLRNGIKPIIFLLNNQGYTVERAIHGPEELYNDITLWDWTLLFKGLANEHNAFIRHISEPKQLRQALEDVVHCNQLAFMEVILPKMDTPKILDAISLALKKSNTVE
- a CDS encoding SDR family oxidoreductase, translated to MGQIAGKVIIITGASSGIGASAALYLAKQKATIVLAARRKELIDKLAQDCIAEGGNALAVVTDITQYSDVKNLVSTTLNQFGKIDVLINNAGLMAISPLNLSKVNEWEKMVDINIKGPLYGIAEVLPIFEKQNSGHFINISSVAGVKVFSPGGTVYSGTKFAIRAISEGLRHEVGKNIRTTTICPGVVDSELKFGSSDPTSLQSIIEFYKQAIPPDSVARAIAYAIEQPEDVDINEIVLRPTQQEF
- a CDS encoding methyltransferase: MLNNDTCISKNESAAIYLLEQAMGITFQASLRVAALLDIADKLKNGAKTIDELAKESDVNPKHLFRVMRMLAAKKVFAQTDDGKFELTPAAQFLRKDHPHSLHDAVLMLTDITFWAPLGDLIDSLRSDTPFKDMFGESFYEYWADESHYKDDYTFHTGMSSMSAVENYFLTQKYKFPDNAKVVDIAGGMGGLLLSVLKSNKTLHGILFDRPEILQKHRLGELDGEKRWEIHPGSFFESCPEADFYLLKYITMDWPTDQAQKILQCCRNAMNDNSKLLILEPVIPTGNNWHGGNLIDLLLLASFDGGQTRSEEELTELLDSAGLKLNRIIDTGCYVSIVEAIPKPIAK